Part of the Desulfomonilaceae bacterium genome, TATTTTACAATTATGATGAAAAATATTTGAATGCCACTGCGGAGCTGGTGATACCGGCAAAACTGACTGAGCCTCAGATCGTAGCGGCCCAAGACGCTGCTTTGAGGGCCTATCGAGCAGTTGATGGAAGTGGTTTGGCTCGGATAGATATGTTTCTAACTCCACATGACACCTTAATAGTTAACGAGATAAACACATTGCCTGGATTTACTTCGATCAGTATGTATCCTAAACTTTGGGAAGTCTCAGGACTGCCTTATGACCGATTGATAGATAGTCTGATAGATCTAGCCATCGAGCGGCATGGACAGAGAAACGCTATACTCACTGATCGTAAATCAACATGAAGGCAATGGTCCTGACAGCGGGTTATGGAACTCGCCTTAGACCTCTAACGCTAGAAACGGCTAAACCCGCAATTCCTGTGCTCGGAAAGCCCCTGATTGCTCAAACGTTGCAAAAACTTGCGTCTTCAGGGATCACACACAGCAGGCTCAATCTCCACTTTCTTCCTCACACCATTAAACAGGCGCTTGAATCATTCCAATTCGGTCTCCCCGAAATTTCATATTCTTACGAGACCCAAATTCTTGGGACAGGTGGTGGTCTCAAGTCGAATGAATCTTTTTTTGACGACGAGAATTTCCTCATGGTAAATGGAGACATTTTCTTTGATTTCAGCATAGAGCCTATTATTGATTTCCATATTAAGAACCGAGCAATGGCTACTCTGGCCTTGTACCCCCAGAGGCAGCCGTATCAATACACCCCTATAAGAATTGATTCCGACTGCAGGATTCGATCATTCCCCAGATCCCGGCCAACAAAGGATGACAGCGAAGATTCATATGTATTCACAGGCGTCACTGTATTGTCAAAAGACATTTTCAGTCTGATGAAGCCCAATGGATTCTCTGACATAATTTCTGAGGCGTATGAGAATGCAATAGCATTGGATCAAAAAATAATGGGATTCCCCGTCACCGGATATTGGAATGATCTCGGAACGCCGTCACGTTATCTTTGTACCCAAAAAAAGCTTTTTAGACGTTATCACTGGGATCCTCAGATATTTGTAGCCAACGACGCAATACTGGGCGACGGTGTGAGGTTAGGGCCATATGTCTCTGTCGGAAGCGGATGTTCCATCGGAGATCATTGCCACATTGAAGATTCCATATTGTGGGACAACTGTCACGTGGGTTCGGGGTCAACTATCAGGCGCTGCATTCTTGGCAAAGGTGTCTCGATTCATGGAAATTATCACGACAGGATAATGACGACTGCTCATGGAGAATCATTCATTGACTGATGACTCAAACACACTTGAAAGAGTCAGAAAAATAGCGTTGAGATTGAGAGAAGTCTCGTTTGTAAGTAAGCTCGTCGGCGACGCTTCGTCCCGCTCCTACTTCAGGATAACTTTTTTGAACACAGACACTGCAATTGCAATGGTTTCACCCACCGCTCAATCTAAGAATGAATTGAACTTTCTTGAAATTCAAACATATCTTGAAGATCTTGGGTTACCGGTTCCAAAAGTCTACCTGCGTGACCAATTGATGGGAATCGTTATACTTGAGGACCTGGGAGATAATTTACTGGAAAATGTAGTTTCAAACGCAAATCTTCCGCAGATTCGACACGTCTATACCCTTGCTCTGGAAACTCTTCTGAACCTTCACAGGCAGACATCCATCAGTGACTCCCGTTGTACGGCATTCGATCTGGCCTTTGATGCCGCGAAGTTGATGCAGGAAATGGAATTTTTCTCGGAACATTTCGTCAGAGGATGGGCCGGGAAAACTCTTCAAGGCAATGCGAGACGCCAATTGTTTCAGTTCTTCGAGAACATCTGTACCGAACTGGCAAGTGAACCACGGGTTTTCACCCACAGAGATTATCATTCGAGAAACCTGATTCTCAAAAATGATCGTTTTTACATGATCGATTTTCAAGACGCAAGAATGGGGCCTGCGCAATATGATCTTGCGTCTTTACTTAGAGATTCTTACGTGTCTCTGCCTGATGATCTGACGCAGGAACTAGTTGCCCAATACTTGCAAGGCGCTGATTTCCTAGAAACACGTGAAACAGAACATTTCGTTAGGGTGTTTGACATGATGTCTCTGCAGAGGAATATCAAAGCATTGGGGACTTTCGGATATCAGACCTACGCAAAAAAGACCTCGAGGTATTTGTCGGCAATTCCCAGGACTGCTGCCCACATATCAAGAACCCTAGTCAACTATCCTGAATTCAAAAATTATCTATCCGTGCTGGAAGACTATATAATTGCCCCCGCGTATGCCTCAAGACTGAACGACTAATAGGTCCTCTTCGCCATTAGACTTGAAGCCGAATCCAGACACCTGCGTATATATAATACTAAACATTAGTTTATTATTGTAACAAATTGTAATTAATGGTATATTATTACTGGTTGTTGCAAATAAATGTTTATGATCGGAAGAATGCTTATGAAAATACATTACCAAGCGTTCGCCGTTTTACTGGCGCTGTGGATGGGCGCTTCACTGGCCCACTCCCAGACAACTGCCGATGTGTTGACTCGCATCGACAGCTTGAAAACAGCTATCGACACCCAGATTGAGCGCATAAAAGTGACTCGGGATTCAACTGATGGTCAAATATCTCTTGCCAGGCTGCGGATTGGGGAACAAATAAGAAAATCTCAGGAAGACCTCGCCGTGCAGATGGAACTTCTGCAGCGCCTTAGAGAGCAACTTGAAGAACAGAAAGCTCAGGCTGAACAATCCGTGGCGCGTATGAATAATGATCTTTCTACATTATCGACTACGGCATTCAGCGCCATTGAGGAGCAAATCAGCAAGACAAATGATCTCATAGGGCGGATGGACAAAATCCGACAGGAAGTTTCGGGAGAGTCTTATCCGACTTCGTTGGCCACGCCATCGGTTTCTGCTATTTTGGGAAGTTCTCTATCAACGGGCTTCGTGGACTCTACGACCGTGTCAACAAACGCCACTACTCAAGAAAGCGCTACGCCCACGACTTATTCGCCCATCACGGTTACAGTTGCCCCCAGCGCTCAACCTACTGCCGATTCGTCATCGGAACCCATATCAACAGCCCCCGGGAGCACGTGACCATTTGCAAATCAGCAGCCCTCTAGTTAAGAGGTCCCCAAATCGTATCCGTTATCATACCCTCTGCTAATTGGGGGCAGATTCAACCTCGAATTAATCCCCCAATTTTTTTTCTCAGTTCTTCCAAATAACATTCAGAACCGAATGTGGCGGGTTGGCAGACTTCTGTCTACAAATGGGCTTCGGTCTGGTCCAGTTGCGCATCCGATCCATGATGATCAATACCATATTCTTTCAGTTTGTTTTGGAGGGTTCTACGTGTAATCCCGAGTTCTGCAGCGCTTCTCGTCCTGTTGCTGTCATTGTGTTCGAGCGTAACAAGAATAAGCTCCTTTTCCATCTCACGAATGGTCATGCCCGGTCGTATTCCCTCCTTGACTTTCCATGTAGCTGGATCTCCCGCTGCGCGGGCCATAGCTTCCGGCAATTCCGGCAATGACACGTACTCATCACGAGTCAATATAACCGCGCGCTCCACGACATTTTCCAGTTCTCTGATGTTGCCTGGCCAAGAATATCGCATCATCGCATCCAAAGCCCTAGGATGGAAACCTCTGAGAGATCTTCCGTTCTTCTCGTTGTAAATCTTGAGAAAATGCTCAATCAGTAAAGGGATGTCTTCTTTACGTTGTCTCAGAGGAGGTAAATGAATAGGCACTACATTTAGCCGGTAAAAGAGGTCCTCCCGAAAGACTCCTTTTCTCACTTCTTCCTTCAAATCTTTGTTCGTAGCGCTCAATATCCTGATATCCACCTTGACAGTCTTGGTTGATCCCAATGGATCAAACTCTCGCTCCTGAAGGACTCGCAGTAGTTTGGCCTGGGTAGAAGGAGTCATCTCACCAATTTCATCCAGGAATATTGTACCCCCATCGGCCAGTTCGAATCTACCAGGTCTTCTTCCAACAGCTCCTGTGAACGCTCCTCTTTCGTGTCCAAACAGTTCACTTTCGAGAAGCGTCTCAGGCAGAGCAGAGCAGTTAATTTTGATAAACCTCTTGTCTGATCTGGATGACCCCTGATGAAGAGCGTTGGCTATCAATTCTTTTCCTGTGCCGGACTCACCCAAAATTAGCACGGAGGCTTCAGTGGGAGCTACCATTGCTACAGTTTCCAGAACTTGCCTCATCTTTTGAGAACGTCCTATAATTTGGGACGCGTCGAACAGATTCTCTATCCGCCTCTTCTGAAGAATATTTTCTTCTTTCAGTCTCCAGAACTCTAAGGTTTGCTGTACTTTTATTCTTAACTCTTCAATATCCAGTGGTTTAGTCAGATAATCGTGGGCTCCAGCCTGCAAGGCTTCCACCGCTGTTTCCACCGAAGCGTAAGCTGTGATTATAATGACGGGAATGCCAGGTGATATTTTCTTTATTTCCCGAAGCGCCTCTATTCCATCAACGTTGGACATTCGGTTGTCCATGAGGATTAAGTCGTAAAACTCTTCAGAGACTCGATCTATTGCGTCTTTACCGTCCTCAGCCTCAAAAACCTGGTAACCATCGAGAGAAAGGTTGGCTTTGAGCATCTTTCTTTGGGATGGTTCATCATCAACAACGAGAATTTTAGCCTGTCGACCAGTCATGTGTCATCCGTTCGCTAACACCAAGGTGTCAAGAATAAATTTTACAAACAAAGAACGATCATTTTCCGATGATTCTGAGCCTCTGATCAAACCTTTGTGGAGCCACAATCACTAGGCGATTTCATCTCCGGCAAAGGCCACGAACACTTCCTGAGGTGGTTCATATGGATTGAGGATTACTATGAACCTAGTTCCCTTCCCATGAT contains:
- a CDS encoding NDP-sugar synthase codes for the protein MKAMVLTAGYGTRLRPLTLETAKPAIPVLGKPLIAQTLQKLASSGITHSRLNLHFLPHTIKQALESFQFGLPEISYSYETQILGTGGGLKSNESFFDDENFLMVNGDIFFDFSIEPIIDFHIKNRAMATLALYPQRQPYQYTPIRIDSDCRIRSFPRSRPTKDDSEDSYVFTGVTVLSKDIFSLMKPNGFSDIISEAYENAIALDQKIMGFPVTGYWNDLGTPSRYLCTQKKLFRRYHWDPQIFVANDAILGDGVRLGPYVSVGSGCSIGDHCHIEDSILWDNCHVGSGSTIRRCILGKGVSIHGNYHDRIMTTAHGESFID
- a CDS encoding phosphotransferase; this translates as MTDDSNTLERVRKIALRLREVSFVSKLVGDASSRSYFRITFLNTDTAIAMVSPTAQSKNELNFLEIQTYLEDLGLPVPKVYLRDQLMGIVILEDLGDNLLENVVSNANLPQIRHVYTLALETLLNLHRQTSISDSRCTAFDLAFDAAKLMQEMEFFSEHFVRGWAGKTLQGNARRQLFQFFENICTELASEPRVFTHRDYHSRNLILKNDRFYMIDFQDARMGPAQYDLASLLRDSYVSLPDDLTQELVAQYLQGADFLETRETEHFVRVFDMMSLQRNIKALGTFGYQTYAKKTSRYLSAIPRTAAHISRTLVNYPEFKNYLSVLEDYIIAPAYASRLND
- a CDS encoding sigma-54 dependent transcriptional regulator yields the protein MTGRQAKILVVDDEPSQRKMLKANLSLDGYQVFEAEDGKDAIDRVSEEFYDLILMDNRMSNVDGIEALREIKKISPGIPVIIITAYASVETAVEALQAGAHDYLTKPLDIEELRIKVQQTLEFWRLKEENILQKRRIENLFDASQIIGRSQKMRQVLETVAMVAPTEASVLILGESGTGKELIANALHQGSSRSDKRFIKINCSALPETLLESELFGHERGAFTGAVGRRPGRFELADGGTIFLDEIGEMTPSTQAKLLRVLQEREFDPLGSTKTVKVDIRILSATNKDLKEEVRKGVFREDLFYRLNVVPIHLPPLRQRKEDIPLLIEHFLKIYNEKNGRSLRGFHPRALDAMMRYSWPGNIRELENVVERAVILTRDEYVSLPELPEAMARAAGDPATWKVKEGIRPGMTIREMEKELILVTLEHNDSNRTRSAAELGITRRTLQNKLKEYGIDHHGSDAQLDQTEAHL